Proteins encoded by one window of Conger conger chromosome 1, fConCon1.1, whole genome shotgun sequence:
- the alg2 gene encoding alpha-1,3/1,6-mannosyltransferase ALG2, protein MVRVVFLHPDLGIGGAERLVVDAAVALRSKGCAVQIWTAHYDPQHCFSETRDPDLPVVCVGDWLPTSIFGYFHALCAYLRMVYVALYLIFLSGVEFDVVFCDQVSACIPVLRLARQRKKVLFYCHFPDQLLTQRRSALKRLYRAPIDWLEERTTGMADCVVVNSRFTAGVFRRTFKSLSAIHTDILYPSLNPTAFDSEVEDLDGLVPEKTWMFLSINRYERKKNLPLALQALDALQRKLTPEQWGSVHLVMAGGYDERVAENREHYAELKALASSLNLQDNITFLRSFSDQQKTSLLHHSTCVLYTPSNEHFGIVPVEAMYTRCPVIAVNSGGPLESIADKETGFLCEPEAESFAEAMEKFVRNPRLQREMGEAGRQRVLERFSLEAFANQLHKYILRLAE, encoded by the exons ATGGTAAGGGTGGTGTTCCTGCACCcggacctgggtatcgggggggcaGAACGGCTGGTGGTGGATGCTGCGGTGGCGCTGCGCTCCAAAGGCTGTGCTGTGCAGATCTGGACCGCCCACTATGACCCCCAGCACTGCTTCTCCGAGACCCGTGACCCTGACCTCCCCGTGGTTTGCGTGGGCGACTGGCTGCCGACCAGCATCTTTGGCTACTTCCACGCCCTGTGCGCATACCTGCGCATGGTCTATGTGGCCCTCTACCTCATCTTCCTCAGTGGGGTGGAGTTTGATGTTGTCTTCTGTGACCAG GTGTCGGCTTGCATCCCTGTACTGAGGCTGGCCCGCCAGAGGAAGAAGGTCCTGTTCTACTGCCACTTCCCCGACCAGCTGCTAACCCAGCGTCGCTCTGCCCTGAAGAGGCTCTATCGGGCCCCCATCGACTGGCTCGAGGAGCGCACCACTGGCATGGCAGACTGCGTGGTGGTCAACAGTCGATTCACCGCCGGGGTCTTCAGGCGCACCTTCAAGAGCCTGTCGGCCATCCACACCGACATCCTCTACCCCTCGCTCAACCCCACGGCCTTCGACTCCGAGGTGGAGGACCTGGACGGCCTGGTACCGGAGAAGACGTGGATGTTTCTGTCAATAAATCGCTACGAGCGCAAGAAGAACCTACCCCTGGCCTTGCAGGCCCTAGACGCGCTCCAAAGGAAACTTACCCCAGAGCAGTGGGGGAGCGTCCACCTGGTGATGGCGGGCGGCTATGACGAGCGTGTGGCAGAGAACAGGGAGCACTACGCAGAGCTGAAAGCTCTGGCCTCCAGCCTGAACCTGCAGGACAACATCACTTTCCTGCGCTCCTTCTCAGACCAGCAGAAGACCTCCCTGCTGCACCACAGCACCTGCGTCCTCTACACGCCCAGCAACGAGCACTTCGGCATCGTGCCAGTGGAGGCCATGTACACCCGGTGCCCGGTCATCGCCGTAAACTCCGGCGGCCCGTTGGAGTCCATCGCGGACAAGGAGACGGGTTTCCTCTGCGAGCCCGAGGCAGAGAGCTTTGCTGAGGCCATGGAGAAGTTCGTCAGGAACCCTCGGCTTCAGCGGGA
- the sec61b gene encoding protein transport protein Sec61 subunit beta yields the protein MPGPAASATNVGASSRSPSKAVAPRAAGSTVRQRKATSSGTRSAGRTAASAGTGGMWRFYTEDSPGLKVGPVPVLVMSLLFIASVFMLHIWGKYTRS from the exons ATG CCTGGCCCTGCCGCAAGTGCTACAAATGTGGGCGCATCCAGCCGGTCCCCCAGCAAAGCTGTGGCCCCCAGAGCGGCAGGCTCCACAGTCAGACAGAG GAAAGCCACCAGCAGTGGGACAAGGAGTGCGGGACGGACAGCTGCCTCAGCGGGCACTGGGGGCATGTGGCGCTTCTACACTGAGGACTCTCCTGGGCTGAAagt TGGTCCGGTTCCTGTCCTGGTCATGAGTCTGCTGTTCATCGCCTCTGTGTTCATGCTGCACATCTGGGGGAAGTACACCCGCTCGTAA